Within the Streptomyces sp. YIM 121038 genome, the region CCGTACAGCCCACGGCGATGGTCACGTACCGCTTGCCCTCGCGGCGGTAGCCCGCGGCGATCAGCTGGAGCAGCTCGGTGTAGCGGTCGAGGAACTCCTTGGCGCCCGGCTGGTTGAAGACGTACGCCGACACCTCTTCGTTGAGACCGGTGTAGGGGCGCAGCTCCGGGACCCAGTGCGGGTTGGGCAGGAAGCGCATGTCGACCACGAGGTCCGCGTCGACCGGCAGGCCGTACTTGAAGCCGAAGGACATGACCGTGGCCCGCAGCTCGGGCTCCTCGTCGCCCGCGAACTGGGCGTCCATCTTGGCGCGCAGCTCGTGCACGTTCAGGCTGGAGGTGTCGATGACCAGGTCTGCGTCGCCGCGCAGCTCGCGCAGGAGCTCGCGCTCGGCGGCGATGCCGTCGACGATGCGGCCGTCGCCCTGCAGCGGGTGCGGGCGGCGGACGGACTCGAAGCGGCGCACCAGGGCGTCGTCCGAGGACTCCAGGAAGACGATGCGCCGGGTGACGTGCTTGGACTCCAGGTCCGCGAGGGACTCGCGGAGGTTGTCGAAGAAACGGCGGCCGCGCACGTCGACGACGACCGCGATGCGGGCGACGTTGCCCTGCGAGCGGGCGCCCAGCTCGACCATGGTGGGGATCAGTGCGGGCGGCAGGTTGTCCACGACGAACCAGCCGAGGTCCTCCAGGCACTTGGCGGCCGTGCTGCGGCCCGCGCCGGACATGCCGGAGATGATCACCAGCTCCGGGATGGCCGCTTCGGCGGCCTCGCCCGGCTCGATGGTCGTGCCCGTACTCACCTGGGTACCGCCTTCGTCGTGCTCGCTCATGTCTCCATCCCCCGTCGTGGTTCCGGGGCGCCCACGGGTGTGGCCGTCCCGCCTTCCTTCGGGGCCGCGGTCGGTGTGGCCCCCTGGCCGTTCAGCGAGTCGTCCGCCGGGGCGGGCTCCTCGCCTGTATCCGAGTCTCCCGTCCCCACGGGGTCCTCGTCCTCCATGATCTCTCCTGTGGCGGTGTTCACGGCGGGGGGTGCCGGGGCCGCCTGGGCGAAGGCCGCGAGGACGGCCTCCGCCGTCTTGCGGCCGACGCCGGGAACCTCGCAGATCTGGTCGATGGTGGCGGACCTGAGCCGCTTCAGCGACCCGAAGTGCTTGATCAGTATCTGCTTCCTGGACTCGCCGAGGCCGGACACGTCGTCCAGGGGACTCGCTCTGAAGCGCTTGGTCCGTTTGGTCCGCTGATACGAGATAGCGAAACGGTGCGCCTCGTCTCGCACGCGCTGGAGCAGATAGAGGCCCTCGCTGGTGCGCGGCAGGACCACGGGGTCGTCCTCGCCGGGCACCCAGACCTCTTCGAGGCGCTTGGCGAGGCCGCAGACCGCGATGTCGTCGATGCCCAGCTCGTCCAGGGCCCGCTGGGCGGCGGCTACCTGCGGCTGCCCGCCGTCCACGACGACGAGCTGCGGCGGATACGCGAACCTCTTGGGGCGGCCGTCGTCCTCGGTGAGGCCCTCCTGGGCCTCCTCCGGGCTCCACTCCCCCGTCTTCTCCTTCTCGACGAGGTAGCGCCGGAAGCGCCGCGTGATCACTTCGTGCATGGACCGGACGTCGTCCTGTCCTTCGAAGCCCTTGATCTGGAAGCGGCGGTACTCGCTCT harbors:
- the rapZ gene encoding RNase adapter RapZ gives rise to the protein MSEHDEGGTQVSTGTTIEPGEAAEAAIPELVIISGMSGAGRSTAAKCLEDLGWFVVDNLPPALIPTMVELGARSQGNVARIAVVVDVRGRRFFDNLRESLADLESKHVTRRIVFLESSDDALVRRFESVRRPHPLQGDGRIVDGIAAERELLRELRGDADLVIDTSSLNVHELRAKMDAQFAGDEEPELRATVMSFGFKYGLPVDADLVVDMRFLPNPHWVPELRPYTGLNEEVSAYVFNQPGAKEFLDRYTELLQLIAAGYRREGKRYVTIAVGCTGGKHRSVATSEKLAASLSSAGIETVIVHRDMGRE